One window of the Lepidochelys kempii isolate rLepKem1 chromosome 23, rLepKem1.hap2, whole genome shotgun sequence genome contains the following:
- the THAP8 gene encoding THAP domain-containing protein 8 isoform X2 yields the protein MCHVVGVARFPLHNPERLQQWLSQMNQEKWVPTRYQHLCSEHFAPSCFEYRWGVRYLKPDAVPTIFQLSENPLKRENLARPPCETQTKKLIVETSMDRTVQGPQAMAAHPTQDTLEALAIAIDPGLSSAPIYVETQPSVSDLDLHALSSPLVGAVNLMPLVQIVEPLNAVALAMASPTEGIESIPIHLPGQPFPPAMDQCVDFSVEASPDSFVADVPEQFATEIMVSCEDAAVVDQPEGTFAADQPHTLVATVDPQEIADQGTLFIENVSIQPLLETDPSTAAVLSSLQVSTTQMVAYFETIPTAPVVTSGAMGTLTSSASPPETVLSSALTVPIVSTVPIVSNYAAGSLDDDDDSSTIEVELCAETLEEQLEEHRYHKNELTTQQLVDLVMGLQKKVKVLQQRHRRHCTKLEAMEGVVEQLRKESLVSEEKLKLLEMACLQSSAVMPESGSTVAIICQEEDRALVYAVPQLPEEGNETIIHVEEQ from the exons ATGTGCCACGTGGTGGGTGTTGCCAG GTTTCCCTTGCATAACCCAGAACGACTCCAACAATGGCTCTCTCAGATGAACCAAGAGAAGTGGGTACCCACCAGATACCAGCATTTATGCAGCGAGCACTTTGCTCCGTCGTGTTTCGAATACAGGTGGGGGGTTCGCTATCTAAAGCCTGATGCTGTCCCCACCATCTTTCAACTGTCTGAAAACCCCCTG AAAAGGGAGAATCTTGCCAGGCCTCCATGCGAAACACAGACCAAGAAGCTAATTGTTGAGACCAGCATGGACAGGACCGTGCAGGGGCCACAAGCCATGGCTGCCCACCCCACTCAGGATACACTGGAAGCTCTCGCCATAGCTATCGACCCAGGTCTGTCCTCAGCCCCGATCTACGTGGAAACCCAGCCCTCTGTCTCGGATCTGGACCTCcatgccctctcctcccctctggTCGGGGCGGTGAACCTGATGCCTCTCGTTCAGATCGTGGAGCCGCTCAACGCTGTAGCCCTGGCCATGGCCTCGCCCACAGAGGGCATAGAGTCCATCCCCATCCATCTCCCGGGCCAGCCGTTTCCTCCCGCCATGGACCAGTGTGTGGATTTCTCCGTTGAGGCCTCACCGGACTCTTTCGTGGCGGACGTGCCCGAGCAGTTTGCCACAGAGATCATGGTCTCTTGTGAGGATGCTGCTGTGGTGGACCAGCCTGAGGGCACCTTCGCTGCTGATCAGCCGCATACCTTGGTGGCCACGGTGGACCCACAGGAGATCGCAGACCAGGGCACCCTCTTCATTGAGAACGTGTCCATCCAGCCCCTTCTGGAAACCGACCCTTCCACCGCAGCTGTCTTGAGCTCCCTGCAGGTGTCGACCACCCAGATGGTGGCATATTTCGAGACCATCCCCACTGCGCCAGTGGTGACCTCTGGTGCCATGGGGACGCTGACGTCCAGTGCGTCGCCTCCCGAGACTGTGTTGTCCTCAGCCTTGACGGTGCCCATTGTCTCCACGGTGCCCATCGTGTCGAACTATGCCGCCGGCTCCCTGGATGACGACGACGACTCCTCCACCATCGAGGTGGAGCTATGTGCCGAAACCCTGGAGGAGCAGCTCGAGGAGCACCGCTACCACAAGAACGAGCTAACCACCCAGCAGCTGGTCGACCTGGTGATGGGCCTGCAGAAGAAGGTAAAGGTGCTGCAGCAGCGACACCGGCGTCACTGCACCAAACTGGAAGCCATGGAGGGCGTAGTGGAGCAGCTGAGGAAGGAGAGCCTGGTGTCGGAGGAGAAGCTCAAGCTGCTGGAGATG GCTTGCCTGCAGTCCAGCGCGGTGATGCCAGAAAGCGGCAGCACGGTTGCCATCATCTGCCAAGAGGAAGACCGGGCTCTAGTGTACGCtgttccccagctcccagaggaAGGGAATGAGACAATCATCCACGTGGAAGAGCAGTAA
- the THAP8 gene encoding THAP domain-containing protein 8 isoform X1, whose protein sequence is MPKYCRAPNCSNSAGQRRPGRERLSFYRFPLHNPERLQQWLSQMNQEKWVPTRYQHLCSEHFAPSCFEYRWGVRYLKPDAVPTIFQLSENPLKRENLARPPCETQTKKLIVETSMDRTVQGPQAMAAHPTQDTLEALAIAIDPGLSSAPIYVETQPSVSDLDLHALSSPLVGAVNLMPLVQIVEPLNAVALAMASPTEGIESIPIHLPGQPFPPAMDQCVDFSVEASPDSFVADVPEQFATEIMVSCEDAAVVDQPEGTFAADQPHTLVATVDPQEIADQGTLFIENVSIQPLLETDPSTAAVLSSLQVSTTQMVAYFETIPTAPVVTSGAMGTLTSSASPPETVLSSALTVPIVSTVPIVSNYAAGSLDDDDDSSTIEVELCAETLEEQLEEHRYHKNELTTQQLVDLVMGLQKKVKVLQQRHRRHCTKLEAMEGVVEQLRKESLVSEEKLKLLEMACLQSSAVMPESGSTVAIICQEEDRALVYAVPQLPEEGNETIIHVEEQ, encoded by the exons ATGCCCAAGTACTGCCGGGCGCCGAACTGCTCCAACTCGGCCGGGCAGCGCCGGCCGGGCCGCGAGCGCCTCAGCTTCTATAG GTTTCCCTTGCATAACCCAGAACGACTCCAACAATGGCTCTCTCAGATGAACCAAGAGAAGTGGGTACCCACCAGATACCAGCATTTATGCAGCGAGCACTTTGCTCCGTCGTGTTTCGAATACAGGTGGGGGGTTCGCTATCTAAAGCCTGATGCTGTCCCCACCATCTTTCAACTGTCTGAAAACCCCCTG AAAAGGGAGAATCTTGCCAGGCCTCCATGCGAAACACAGACCAAGAAGCTAATTGTTGAGACCAGCATGGACAGGACCGTGCAGGGGCCACAAGCCATGGCTGCCCACCCCACTCAGGATACACTGGAAGCTCTCGCCATAGCTATCGACCCAGGTCTGTCCTCAGCCCCGATCTACGTGGAAACCCAGCCCTCTGTCTCGGATCTGGACCTCcatgccctctcctcccctctggTCGGGGCGGTGAACCTGATGCCTCTCGTTCAGATCGTGGAGCCGCTCAACGCTGTAGCCCTGGCCATGGCCTCGCCCACAGAGGGCATAGAGTCCATCCCCATCCATCTCCCGGGCCAGCCGTTTCCTCCCGCCATGGACCAGTGTGTGGATTTCTCCGTTGAGGCCTCACCGGACTCTTTCGTGGCGGACGTGCCCGAGCAGTTTGCCACAGAGATCATGGTCTCTTGTGAGGATGCTGCTGTGGTGGACCAGCCTGAGGGCACCTTCGCTGCTGATCAGCCGCATACCTTGGTGGCCACGGTGGACCCACAGGAGATCGCAGACCAGGGCACCCTCTTCATTGAGAACGTGTCCATCCAGCCCCTTCTGGAAACCGACCCTTCCACCGCAGCTGTCTTGAGCTCCCTGCAGGTGTCGACCACCCAGATGGTGGCATATTTCGAGACCATCCCCACTGCGCCAGTGGTGACCTCTGGTGCCATGGGGACGCTGACGTCCAGTGCGTCGCCTCCCGAGACTGTGTTGTCCTCAGCCTTGACGGTGCCCATTGTCTCCACGGTGCCCATCGTGTCGAACTATGCCGCCGGCTCCCTGGATGACGACGACGACTCCTCCACCATCGAGGTGGAGCTATGTGCCGAAACCCTGGAGGAGCAGCTCGAGGAGCACCGCTACCACAAGAACGAGCTAACCACCCAGCAGCTGGTCGACCTGGTGATGGGCCTGCAGAAGAAGGTAAAGGTGCTGCAGCAGCGACACCGGCGTCACTGCACCAAACTGGAAGCCATGGAGGGCGTAGTGGAGCAGCTGAGGAAGGAGAGCCTGGTGTCGGAGGAGAAGCTCAAGCTGCTGGAGATG GCTTGCCTGCAGTCCAGCGCGGTGATGCCAGAAAGCGGCAGCACGGTTGCCATCATCTGCCAAGAGGAAGACCGGGCTCTAGTGTACGCtgttccccagctcccagaggaAGGGAATGAGACAATCATCCACGTGGAAGAGCAGTAA